The Penaeus vannamei isolate JL-2024 chromosome 39, ASM4276789v1, whole genome shotgun sequence genome window below encodes:
- the LOC113806446 gene encoding heme-binding protein 1 isoform X2: MRCLCAFSLLLLASATNANWVEDVVGHVGGMFHSYEEPPFSVDARHAGYEERTYPAKKWVCSKEESDDGTQIMEHLFWRLFRYIDGENVQEVKIPMTVPVTTEFTALREMNSFKMCFFIPEKFQNNPPTPTNAKIAVTLRPEITVFTRTVGGYMTTASDWLSEAASLSELVEADGIKVSLVHMFWVGYDAPLKFWNRRNEVWFPKV; encoded by the exons ATGCGCTGCTTGTGTGCTTTCTCGCTCCTCCTTCTGGCCTCCGCTACGAATGCCAACTGGGTAG AAGATGTCGTCGGCCATGTGGGCGGGATGTTCCACTCCTACGAGGAACCGCCGTTCTCAGTCGACGCGAGGCACGCC gGCTACGAGGAGCGAACTTATCCGGCCAAGAAGTGGGTTTGTTCGAAGGAGGAATCCGATGACGGAACCCAGATCATGGAGCATCTTTTCTGGCGTCTCTTCCGCTACATCGACGGCGAGAACGTGCAAG AGGTCAAGATCCCAATGACAGTGCCTGTGACCACGGAGTTCACCGCCCTCCGCGAGATGAACAGCTTCAAGATGTGCTTCTTCATCCCCGAGAAGTTCCAGAAcaacccgcccacgcccaccaacgCCAAGATCGCGGTCACTCTTCGCCCGGAGATCACCGTCTTCACCAG GACCGTCGGAGGATACATGACGACCGCCAGCGACTGGTTGAGCGAGGCCGCGTCCTTGTCCGAACTCGTGGAGGCCGACGGGATAAAAGTCTCGCTCGTCCACATGTTCTG GGTTGGTTATGACGCTCCACTCAAGTTCTGGAACCGCCGCAACGAGGTCTGGTTCCCCAAGGTCTAG
- the LOC113806446 gene encoding heme-binding protein 1 isoform X1 — protein MWCKMRCLCAFSLLLLASATNANWVEDVVGHVGGMFHSYEEPPFSVDARHAGYEERTYPAKKWVCSKEESDDGTQIMEHLFWRLFRYIDGENVQEVKIPMTVPVTTEFTALREMNSFKMCFFIPEKFQNNPPTPTNAKIAVTLRPEITVFTRTVGGYMTTASDWLSEAASLSELVEADGIKVSLVHMFWVGYDAPLKFWNRRNEVWFPKV, from the exons ATGTGGTGCAA GATGCGCTGCTTGTGTGCTTTCTCGCTCCTCCTTCTGGCCTCCGCTACGAATGCCAACTGGGTAG AAGATGTCGTCGGCCATGTGGGCGGGATGTTCCACTCCTACGAGGAACCGCCGTTCTCAGTCGACGCGAGGCACGCC gGCTACGAGGAGCGAACTTATCCGGCCAAGAAGTGGGTTTGTTCGAAGGAGGAATCCGATGACGGAACCCAGATCATGGAGCATCTTTTCTGGCGTCTCTTCCGCTACATCGACGGCGAGAACGTGCAAG AGGTCAAGATCCCAATGACAGTGCCTGTGACCACGGAGTTCACCGCCCTCCGCGAGATGAACAGCTTCAAGATGTGCTTCTTCATCCCCGAGAAGTTCCAGAAcaacccgcccacgcccaccaacgCCAAGATCGCGGTCACTCTTCGCCCGGAGATCACCGTCTTCACCAG GACCGTCGGAGGATACATGACGACCGCCAGCGACTGGTTGAGCGAGGCCGCGTCCTTGTCCGAACTCGTGGAGGCCGACGGGATAAAAGTCTCGCTCGTCCACATGTTCTG GGTTGGTTATGACGCTCCACTCAAGTTCTGGAACCGCCGCAACGAGGTCTGGTTCCCCAAGGTCTAG